In Phormidium ambiguum IAM M-71, one genomic interval encodes:
- the panB gene encoding 3-methyl-2-oxobutanoate hydroxymethyltransferase has translation MPVTTQQLIQYKQQGRSIVTLTAWDYAIAQLLDLAGVDMILVGDSLAMVALGYETTLPVTLEEMIHHAKAVRRGVKQALVVCDLPFLSYQESPQQAMRSAGRILKETGVQAVKLEGGYPAIAQTVSYLVEAGIPVLGHVGLTPQSVHKLGYRKQGKSAEEGEKIFSEAIALEAAGAFAIVLEHIPSELALRITEKVSIPTIGIGAGIHCDGQVLVTADMLGMTLKQPPFAKAYVNLQEIITQAVQNYSHEVKERKFP, from the coding sequence ATGCCAGTTACAACTCAACAATTAATTCAATACAAACAGCAAGGTCGTTCAATTGTGACGCTCACAGCTTGGGATTATGCTATTGCCCAACTGTTAGATTTAGCTGGGGTAGATATGATTTTAGTTGGTGATTCTTTGGCAATGGTAGCTTTGGGTTATGAAACAACATTGCCAGTGACACTTGAAGAAATGATTCATCATGCTAAAGCTGTACGTAGGGGTGTAAAACAAGCTTTAGTAGTTTGCGATTTGCCGTTTTTAAGTTATCAAGAAAGTCCGCAACAAGCTATGCGATCGGCTGGAAGAATTCTGAAAGAAACCGGAGTGCAAGCGGTAAAATTAGAAGGGGGATATCCGGCGATCGCGCAAACTGTTTCCTACTTAGTTGAAGCGGGAATTCCGGTATTAGGTCATGTTGGTTTAACACCGCAATCTGTACATAAATTAGGATATCGAAAACAAGGGAAAAGTGCTGAAGAAGGAGAGAAGATTTTTAGTGAAGCGATCGCCCTAGAAGCAGCAGGAGCTTTCGCTATAGTATTAGAACATATTCCCAGTGAATTAGCATTAAGAATTACCGAAAAAGTTTCAATTCCTACGATTGGAATTGGCGCAGGAATTCATTGTGACGGACAAGTTTTAGTAACTGCGGATATGTTAGGAATGACTCTCAAACAACCACCTTTTGCCAAAGCTTACGTAAATTTACAAGAAATAATTACTCAAGCAGTACAGAATTACAGCCACGAAGTTAAAGAACGAAAATTTCCTTGA
- a CDS encoding form I ribulose bisphosphate carboxylase large subunit translates to MSYAQTKTQSKSGYQAGVKDYKLTYYTPDYTPKDTDILACFRVTPQPGVPPEEAGAAVAAESSTGTWTTVWTDLLTDLDRYKGRCYDVEPVPGEDNQYFCFVAYPLDLFEEGSVTNMLTSIVGNVFGFKALKALRLEDLRIPVAYLKTFQGPPHGIVVERDKLNKYGRPLLGCTIKPKLGLSAKNYGRAVYECLRGGLDFTKDDENINSQPFMRWRDRFLFVQEAIEKAQAETGEIKGHYLNVTAPTCEEMMERAEFAKEIGTPIIMHDYLTGGFTANTTLAKWCRRNGVLLHIHRAMHAVIDRQRIHGIHFRVLAKCLRMSGGDHLHSGTVVGKLEGEKGITMGFVDLMRENYVEEDRSRGIFFTQDWASMPGVMPVASGGIHVWHMPALVEIFGDDSCLQFGGGTLGHPWGNAPGATANRVALEACVQARNEGRDLMREGGDVIREACKWSPELAVACELWKEIKFEFQAVDTL, encoded by the coding sequence ATGTCTTACGCTCAAACTAAGACTCAGAGCAAATCTGGGTATCAAGCAGGGGTAAAAGATTACAAGCTTACTTATTACACTCCAGATTACACACCAAAAGATACAGATATTTTGGCTTGTTTCCGTGTTACGCCTCAGCCCGGAGTTCCCCCAGAAGAAGCTGGCGCTGCGGTAGCTGCTGAGTCTTCTACTGGTACATGGACAACAGTATGGACTGACTTGTTGACAGACCTAGATCGCTACAAAGGTCGTTGTTATGATGTCGAACCAGTTCCTGGTGAAGATAATCAATATTTTTGCTTTGTTGCTTATCCTCTAGATCTGTTTGAAGAAGGTTCTGTTACCAATATGCTTACCTCGATTGTAGGTAACGTATTTGGTTTCAAAGCTCTGAAAGCACTGCGTTTGGAAGACTTACGGATTCCAGTCGCTTACTTGAAGACCTTCCAAGGCCCTCCACACGGTATTGTGGTTGAGCGTGACAAGTTGAACAAGTATGGTCGTCCTTTGTTAGGTTGCACGATCAAACCAAAACTCGGTTTGTCGGCGAAGAACTACGGACGTGCAGTTTACGAATGTCTGCGTGGTGGTTTGGACTTCACCAAAGACGACGAAAACATTAACTCTCAGCCATTCATGCGCTGGCGCGATCGATTCTTGTTCGTTCAAGAAGCGATCGAAAAAGCCCAAGCAGAAACAGGCGAAATCAAAGGTCACTACCTGAACGTTACCGCCCCCACCTGCGAAGAAATGATGGAACGGGCAGAATTCGCCAAAGAAATCGGCACCCCGATCATCATGCACGACTACCTAACTGGTGGTTTCACCGCTAACACCACCTTAGCAAAATGGTGCCGTCGCAACGGTGTTCTGCTACACATTCACCGCGCTATGCACGCGGTAATCGATCGTCAACGGATTCACGGAATTCACTTCCGCGTATTAGCCAAGTGCTTACGGATGTCTGGTGGAGACCACCTGCACTCCGGTACCGTTGTAGGTAAGCTGGAAGGCGAAAAAGGCATCACAATGGGCTTCGTTGATTTGATGCGGGAAAACTACGTTGAAGAAGACCGCTCTCGTGGTATTTTCTTCACCCAAGACTGGGCTTCCATGCCTGGTGTAATGCCAGTTGCTTCTGGTGGTATCCACGTATGGCACATGCCAGCGTTGGTAGAAATCTTCGGTGATGATTCCTGCTTACAGTTCGGTGGTGGTACTCTGGGACACCCCTGGGGTAATGCTCCTGGTGCAACCGCTAACCGTGTAGCTTTGGAAGCTTGCGTTCAAGCACGTAACGAAGGTCGTGACTTGATGCGTGAAGGCGGCGACGTGATCCGCGAAGCTTGCAAGTGGTCTCCCGAATTGGCTGTTGCTTGCGAACTGTGGAAAGAAATCAAGTTCGAGTTCCAAGCCGTAGACACCCTGTAA
- the rcbX gene encoding RuBisCO chaperone RbcX: MDLKKVAKDTAKVLSSYLTYQALRTVMAQLNETNPPLAYWLNDFAARNSVQDGEAFLEALLHEKQDLALRLMTLRQHFAEEVTDFLPEMVRSNIEQANMEHRRGHLERITQLSISDSSTYPEQERDSSEPN, translated from the coding sequence ATGGACTTAAAAAAAGTTGCGAAAGACACAGCTAAAGTGCTGAGTAGTTATTTAACTTACCAAGCACTGAGGACTGTAATGGCTCAGCTTAATGAAACGAATCCTCCTCTGGCATATTGGTTGAATGACTTTGCCGCAAGAAACAGCGTTCAAGATGGAGAAGCGTTTCTGGAAGCGTTGCTGCACGAGAAGCAGGACTTAGCTTTACGGTTAATGACCTTGCGACAGCATTTTGCAGAGGAAGTAACAGACTTTTTACCGGAGATGGTTCGCAGTAATATTGAGCAAGCCAATATGGAACATCGGCGTGGGCATTTAGAGCGAATCACGCAACTGAGCATTTCTGACTCCAGTACTTATCCAGAACAGGAAAGGGATTCTTCTGAGCCAAATTAG
- a CDS encoding ribulose bisphosphate carboxylase small subunit — MQTLPKERRFETLSYLPPLSDAQITRQLQYILDNGFIPGVEFSESSAPEQHYWTMWKLPLFNATSTNEILNEIKACRSEYSNCYIRVMGFDNVKQCQVLSFIVHKPNSGRY; from the coding sequence ATGCAAACTTTACCCAAAGAGCGTCGTTTTGAGACTCTTTCCTATTTGCCCCCTCTCTCTGATGCTCAAATTACCCGCCAACTCCAATACATTTTGGATAACGGCTTCATTCCTGGTGTAGAATTCAGTGAAAGCTCTGCTCCTGAACAACACTACTGGACAATGTGGAAGCTACCTTTGTTCAACGCTACCAGCACCAATGAAATTTTGAACGAAATCAAAGCTTGCCGTTCTGAGTATTCCAATTGCTACATCCGCGTCATGGGTTTTGATAACGTGAAGCAGTGCCAAGTTCTCAGCTTTATCGTTCACAAACCAAACAGCGGCAGATACTAA
- a CDS encoding ribulose bisphosphate carboxylase small subunit — MTYYISPKFLDKLAVHITKNFLNLPGVRVPLILGIHGRKGEGKSFQCELVFERMGIEAIHISGGELESPDAGDPARLLRLRYREAAELIKVRGKMVALMINDLDAGAGRFDEGTQYTVNTQLVNATLMNIADNPTNVQLPGSYDATPLHRVPIIVTGNDFSTLYAPLIRDGRMEKFYWEPNREDKIGIVGGIFSEDGLSPREIEQLVDTYINQSIDFFSALRARIYDEQIRQFIHQVGFDKVSSRVVNSLEGPPSFKKPNFNLARLLEFGNLMAQEQQRIQDLRLVQEYNVLRRFNNHDVPKVTVSPQVVKEEAQAAKPQITNISYGNGQVSSNKLNAETIEQVRQILAQGYRLGMEYVDERRFKINSWQSAASGITNQSEAIAAVESCLTEHNGEYVRLVGIDPKAKKRVIEKIIHRPNK; from the coding sequence ATGACTTATTACATCTCTCCTAAGTTTCTTGACAAATTAGCAGTTCATATCACCAAAAATTTTCTCAATCTTCCGGGTGTTCGAGTTCCCCTAATTTTAGGAATTCATGGGCGTAAAGGAGAAGGAAAATCCTTTCAATGTGAATTAGTTTTTGAGCGCATGGGTATCGAAGCAATTCACATTTCTGGCGGCGAATTAGAAAGTCCAGATGCCGGAGATCCAGCACGTTTATTACGTTTACGTTATCGAGAAGCAGCTGAATTAATTAAAGTGCGTGGCAAAATGGTTGCCTTAATGATTAATGATTTAGATGCTGGTGCGGGTAGATTTGATGAAGGCACTCAATACACAGTAAATACGCAGTTAGTTAACGCTACATTGATGAATATTGCGGATAATCCGACTAACGTGCAACTGCCGGGAAGTTATGATGCAACTCCTTTACATAGAGTGCCAATTATTGTTACTGGAAATGACTTTTCTACCCTCTATGCACCATTAATTAGGGATGGAAGGATGGAGAAGTTTTACTGGGAACCTAACCGCGAAGATAAGATTGGTATTGTCGGTGGTATTTTCTCAGAAGATGGACTTTCTCCAAGAGAAATCGAACAGTTAGTTGATACTTATATTAATCAATCGATCGACTTTTTTAGTGCTTTGAGAGCGAGAATTTACGATGAACAAATTCGTCAATTTATTCATCAAGTCGGGTTTGATAAAGTTTCCTCTCGTGTGGTAAATAGTTTAGAAGGGCCACCAAGTTTTAAAAAGCCTAATTTTAACTTAGCTAGGCTGCTTGAATTTGGCAATTTAATGGCACAAGAACAGCAGAGAATTCAGGATTTAAGATTGGTACAAGAGTACAATGTTTTGCGGCGTTTTAATAATCATGATGTACCAAAAGTAACAGTTAGTCCGCAAGTGGTTAAGGAAGAAGCACAGGCTGCTAAACCGCAAATTACTAATATAAGTTATGGGAATGGTCAAGTTTCGAGTAATAAGTTGAATGCGGAAACTATTGAACAGGTGCGACAAATTTTGGCGCAGGGTTATCGCTTGGGAATGGAATATGTAGATGAACGCAGGTTTAAGATCAATTCTTGGCAAAGTGCTGCTTCGGGGATTACAAATCAGTCAGAGGCGATCGCAGCTGTAGAATCATGTTTAACTGAACATAATGGCGAATATGTGCGCTTAGTTGGTATCGATCCAAAAGCGAAAAAGCGAGTAATAGAAAAAATCATTCACCGCCCGAATAAGTAA
- the gltD gene encoding glutamate synthase small subunit — protein sequence MGKPTGFIEFLREVASEVEPIDRIRNWDEFHLPMPEEKLRTQGARCMDCGVPFCHTGTVISGMASGCPINNLIPEWNDLVYRGLWREALDRLHKTNNFPEFTGRVCPAPCEGACVLGIHNPPVTIKNIEYSIAEKGWDEGWIVAEPPTKRTGKKVAIVGSGPAGLSAAAQLNKAGHWVTVFERADRPGGLLMYGIPNMKLDKEQVVLRRLKVLEDEGVKFVCNTEIGKDITSEQLLKEYDSVILCTGATKPRDLPIEGRELKGIYFAMDFLTANTKAVLDKSQNGGFISAEGKDVVIIGGGDTGTDCVGTSIRHGCNSLVQVEILPQPPSERAADNPWPEWPKVYKMDYGQEEAAAKFGADPRVYTTTATKFEGDENGNVKAVHTVQVQWEKNEKGQFIPKHIPGTEKVIPAQLVLLAMGFLGPEQPLLDALGLERDARSNVKADYGKYNTSIPGVFAAGDCRRGQSLVVWAFNEGRGAARECDLYLMGSTDLP from the coding sequence ATGGGAAAACCCACAGGATTTATCGAATTTCTTCGGGAAGTAGCATCGGAAGTTGAACCGATCGATCGTATTCGCAATTGGGACGAGTTTCACTTGCCAATGCCAGAAGAAAAACTCCGCACCCAAGGCGCAAGATGTATGGACTGCGGCGTGCCTTTTTGCCACACGGGAACTGTAATTAGTGGGATGGCTAGCGGTTGTCCAATTAATAACTTAATTCCAGAATGGAATGATTTAGTTTATCGCGGACTTTGGCGAGAAGCACTCGATCGCCTGCACAAAACCAACAACTTCCCCGAATTTACCGGAAGAGTTTGTCCCGCACCCTGCGAAGGCGCTTGTGTTTTGGGTATTCACAACCCACCAGTGACGATTAAAAATATTGAATATTCGATCGCAGAAAAAGGTTGGGATGAAGGCTGGATCGTTGCAGAGCCACCAACTAAGCGCACTGGGAAAAAGGTTGCTATTGTGGGATCTGGGCCAGCAGGACTTTCCGCCGCCGCTCAACTCAACAAAGCCGGACATTGGGTAACTGTATTTGAAAGGGCCGATCGTCCAGGCGGACTGCTCATGTACGGAATTCCTAACATGAAATTAGACAAAGAGCAAGTTGTCCTCCGTCGTTTGAAAGTTTTGGAAGATGAAGGCGTGAAGTTTGTCTGCAACACCGAAATTGGCAAAGATATTACTTCTGAGCAATTGCTAAAAGAATATGACTCAGTAATACTTTGTACAGGCGCGACTAAACCTAGAGATCTTCCCATTGAAGGACGCGAATTAAAAGGTATTTACTTCGCAATGGACTTCCTCACCGCCAACACCAAGGCTGTTTTAGATAAAAGTCAAAACGGCGGCTTCATCTCGGCTGAAGGTAAAGATGTGGTAATTATTGGCGGTGGTGACACCGGAACTGACTGCGTAGGCACTTCTATTCGTCACGGCTGCAACAGTCTCGTTCAAGTGGAAATTTTACCCCAGCCACCTTCAGAACGTGCGGCTGACAACCCTTGGCCCGAATGGCCGAAAGTTTACAAAATGGATTACGGTCAAGAGGAAGCAGCAGCGAAATTTGGTGCTGACCCCCGCGTTTATACCACTACGGCAACCAAGTTTGAAGGCGATGAAAACGGCAATGTCAAAGCCGTTCATACAGTACAGGTGCAGTGGGAGAAAAACGAAAAAGGTCAGTTTATTCCCAAACATATCCCCGGTACAGAAAAAGTAATTCCCGCCCAACTCGTTCTTTTAGCAATGGGCTTTCTTGGCCCAGAACAACCTTTGTTAGATGCGTTGGGACTGGAACGCGACGCACGCAGCAATGTCAAAGCTGACTACGGTAAATATAACACCAGTATTCCCGGTGTCTTCGCCGCAGGTGACTGTCGGCGCGGTCAAAGTCTCGTCGTTTGGGCTTTCAACGAAGGTCGAGGTGCTGCCCGTGAGTGCGACCTTTACTTAATGGGAAGTACTGATTTGCCCTAG
- a CDS encoding type II toxin-antitoxin system RelE family toxin yields the protein MSYAVLIPKPVQKQLDNLPEDVNSRIVEKILSLAEEPRPPGVKKLKGFENEYRVRVGDYRVRYEVNDETLTVVVLHCKHRRDIYRK from the coding sequence ATGAGTTATGCAGTTCTCATTCCTAAACCTGTTCAAAAGCAACTCGATAATTTACCAGAAGATGTTAATAGTCGAATTGTTGAGAAAATCCTCTCACTTGCGGAAGAACCACGTCCACCAGGAGTGAAAAAGTTAAAAGGATTTGAAAACGAATATCGAGTCCGAGTTGGCGATTATCGAGTCCGTTATGAAGTCAATGACGAAACATTAACTGTAGTAGTTCTCCACTGTAAACATCGCAGAGATATTTATCGCAAATAA
- a CDS encoding YwqG family protein, whose protein sequence is MVKLMTRLDLPPGLEQFRSKLEATVKPYVEIETHLTRNASLWQSKFAGFPYLPKNFDYPKTPEGDYLYLLAQINFAEVPHLEGFPETGILQFYLARTGSYGHDYENPTSQTGFRVLYFPNLDLNEDNLITNFDFLPRLWHRGQDDIPFYVWPSYSPHRNDCFALSFSLKYAPISNCDYRFEELIGTEILEAIEENNYALWDEYSNKFAEGHKLGGYPHFTQDDPRRFLTEDEPYILLLQIHSDDTAIEKIDIVWGDGGVCNFWIKESNLKNLDFSKVLYNWDCS, encoded by the coding sequence GTGGTTAAGCTAATGACAAGACTCGATCTTCCGCCAGGTTTAGAACAGTTTAGAAGTAAGCTTGAAGCAACAGTTAAGCCTTATGTTGAAATAGAAACGCACCTAACAAGAAACGCGAGTCTGTGGCAAAGTAAATTTGCCGGATTTCCCTACTTACCTAAAAACTTCGATTATCCCAAGACTCCAGAAGGTGACTACCTCTACTTACTTGCACAAATCAATTTTGCAGAAGTTCCTCATTTGGAAGGATTTCCAGAAACAGGAATTCTTCAGTTTTATCTAGCTAGAACCGGATCTTATGGTCATGATTATGAGAACCCAACTAGTCAAACAGGTTTTCGAGTTCTTTACTTCCCAAATCTTGACTTGAACGAGGATAACCTAATTACTAACTTTGATTTTCTTCCGAGATTGTGGCACAGGGGTCAAGATGATATTCCTTTCTATGTTTGGCCTTCATATAGTCCCCATAGAAATGACTGCTTTGCCTTAAGTTTCAGTCTAAAATATGCTCCTATTTCAAATTGTGATTATAGATTTGAGGAACTAATAGGAACTGAAATATTAGAAGCAATAGAAGAAAATAACTACGCTCTTTGGGATGAATATAGCAATAAATTTGCGGAGGGTCACAAACTCGGAGGTTATCCACACTTTACTCAAGACGATCCTAGAAGATTCCTAACTGAAGATGAGCCATACATCCTGTTGCTACAGATTCATTCTGATGACACTGCAATCGAAAAAATTGATATCGTATGGGGGGATGGAGGTGTCTGCAACTTTTGGATTAAAGAGTCAAATTTGAAGAATCTCGATTTTTCCAAGGTTTTGTACAATTGGGATTGCAGCTAA
- a CDS encoding peptidase M15, with protein sequence MRQPQTVKSLENLGRVQLSKSFFMREFLYSEISQIEGIPNIPDDPDLAIAAGKNLCQKVLEPIQDALGRISIRSAYRSCEVNAKGAENKYNCASNEANYAAHIWDRKKDNYMGATACVIVTSFIPYYEKTKDWTALAWWIHDRIDAYANMTFFPNYAAFNISWNENSNYPKYIYSHVENPHTGKSSGYLTQKGWDNFGGKHEEFYREFIQECRK encoded by the coding sequence ATGAGACAACCGCAAACCGTTAAAAGCTTAGAAAACTTAGGGAGAGTGCAACTTTCCAAAAGCTTTTTTATGCGGGAATTTCTCTATTCAGAAATCTCCCAAATTGAAGGTATTCCTAACATACCAGACGATCCAGATTTGGCGATCGCAGCTGGAAAAAACCTCTGCCAAAAAGTACTCGAACCCATCCAAGATGCACTAGGTAGAATCAGCATTCGTTCCGCCTATCGTTCCTGCGAAGTCAACGCCAAAGGCGCAGAAAACAAATATAACTGCGCCAGCAATGAAGCAAACTATGCAGCACACATTTGGGATCGAAAAAAAGATAATTATATGGGTGCAACCGCCTGTGTAATAGTAACTTCCTTCATTCCTTACTACGAAAAAACAAAAGATTGGACAGCTTTAGCTTGGTGGATACACGATCGTATTGATGCTTATGCTAACATGACTTTTTTCCCAAATTACGCTGCTTTTAATATTAGTTGGAATGAAAATTCTAACTATCCAAAGTACATCTATAGTCATGTAGAAAATCCCCATACAGGTAAAAGTAGCGGTTATTTAACTCAAAAAGGCTGGGATAATTTTGGAGGAAAACATGAAGAGTTTTATCGGGAATTTATTCAAGAATGTCGAAAATGA